In the bacterium genome, GTCGGGCATGCAGCTGCTGGAGATGGCGGGCCGCATCGCCGACCGCGTGCGCCTGCTGGCCGAACGGGCGGCCGAGGAGGGTCTCGAGATCCCGCTCGCGGCCGCGGACGACCCGCTGATCGTGCGCGACTTCGACCCCGTCGCCGCCTACGCGGACTCGCTGCGGGCCATCGTGCCCGCGGACATGCTGGACGGGATCGCGGCGGCCGCCGCGCGCGGCTTCCGCACGGCGATCTGCACCGAGGGCGGCAGCATGGGCGCCGCCGCGCGCCGCGTCTTCGCCGAACTGGGCGTGGGCGTCGACGGGGACGGGCCCGTCTTCTTCACCCACGAGGCTGAGTCGAGCGACTACCACGGCATCGGGATCCTGGACGGCGTGAACCACGGCGTCGATCCCGGCAAGTGGCAGGTCTATAAGCACGTCGGCGCGCAGGACCTGCTGCGGGAGCGGCGCGCCGACCTGGTGTTCATCTGGGATCCCGACGGCGACCGTTTCAACATGGTCACCGCGGCTCCCGCCGCGCTGGCCGACAAGGCCCGCGCGGCCGGGCTCGAAGTCGACCCGCTCGACGACGCGCGCGTGCTGGTCTTCTTCAAGCCCAACCAGATCTACTTCATGCTCGCCGCGGCGCGCCTCGAGGCGCTGCACGCCGCCGGCACCCTCGGCGACGACGACTGGATCGTGGCGACCAGCTGGCCGACCAGCCGCAGCATCGGCGAGCTGGCCGGGGCCTTCGACCGCCTGCACGGCACCCGCCTGCACACCTTCCGCGTGCCGGTCGGCTTCAAGCACTTCGGGAGCCTGGTCGCGGACCTGGAGGACCAGGTGCTCGGGTCCGATCCCGACGACCCCGGCCTGACCACCCGCGCCGTGGACGCGACCGGGACCGAGTCGGTGTTCGGCCCGCGCCCCCGCCTGCTGATCATGGCCGAGGAGAGCGGCGGCGCCGCGCTGGGACCCGACGACTGGATGCTGTCGCGCGACGAGGAGCGCGCGACCCTGGCGATCAAGGAGAAGGACGGCCTGCAGATCGGGCTCGTCGCGCTGGGCCTCGGGGCGCGCCTGTTCGCCGAGGGGAGCAGCTTCGCCGCCTTCTACCTGGACCGCCTCGACGCCTACGGCATCGTGCACCGCTTCTACGAGCGGCGCGACATCACCCTGTTCGACGAGTCGCTGCGCGGCGCGGCCCGCGAGCAGGCCCGCGCCGAGGGCAACCGGCGCAAGGCGGCCGTCGTGGCCTTCTTCGCCGCGCTGGAGGGGCTCGCGCCGGCGGCGGTGGCCGCCGCTCTGCGCGACCGCCTGCCGGCGGGCTGCGGCCTGCCGCCGGTCGCGCGCTGTTTCCGCGCCGGCGACGGCACGCTGATCGAGTTCGAGGGCTGCTGGTTCGAGCTGCGGGCCAGCGGCACCGACGCCGTGCTGCGCTACTATTTCGAGGGCGGCGACGCGGCGCGCGTCGGCGAGCTGAACGCGGCCCTGATCGGCCTGGACCTGGACTGAAGGGGGTTGCCGTGGGCGGGAAGGGCTACGAAACGTTGACGGTCTACAGCGCCACCTGGTGTCCCGACTGCCGCGTCGCCAAGCGGTTCCTGGACGAGCACGGCGTGGTCTACGACACGGTGGAGATCGACCACGACGAGGACGCCGCCCGCCTGCTGGAGGCGAAGACCGGCAAGCGGGGGATCCCGTACTTCGTCCTGGACGGGGAACGCTGGGTTCGCGCCTACGTCCCGCGCCAGGGGTTCGACCGCGAGGGCATGGCCGCCCTGCTCGGGCTGTAGCCGCGCGCGGGGGGTGGCAGTCCCGCGCGGCCCGTGCTAGCATGCCGGCGCCGGGCGATCGCCCGCCCGGCCCACGCGACTCACCGCCGGCAAGAGGAGGATCCATGCGCGGCACGAAGAACGTCCTCGTGGTGGGGACCGGGACCATCGGCGAGCCCCTGATCGGGTTGCTGAGCCACTTCAAGGATCAGCTGGGCATCGACGACGTGCTCTTCCACAAGAACACGCCGCTGGTCACCGACCGCAGCAAGGTCAAGGACCTGATCCGGCGCGGTGCGCGCATCGTCTCCAACCAGGAACACGTCGCGGGCTTCAAGGACATCGGCATCCAGGTCGACACGACGCTCGAGGATGCGCTGGAAGCCGCTCGGGTCGTCATCGACTGCACGCCGATGGGCAACGACATGAAGGAGAAGTGGTACCGCTCCTACGAGGGCTCGACCGAGCTGTTCGTCGCCCAAGGCAGCGAGTTCGGCTTCGGCAAGCAGTACGCGCGCGGGATCAACGACGAGGTGCTCGACCACGCGACGGACAAGTACCTGCAGGTGGTCAGCTGCAACACCCACAACCTGTCGCTGATCATCAAGATGCTCGGGCTCGGCGACGAGGGCCCCGACAACCTGGTGCAGGGGCGGTTCGTCTGCATCCGCCGCGCCAACGACATCAGCCAGGACGGCAAGTTCGTGCCGAGCCCCGAGATCGGCTCGCACGGCGACGCCGCCTTCGGCACCCACCACGCCCGCGACGCCTGGCACCTGTTCAACACCATGGGCTACGACCTGAAGCTGTTCTCCTCGGCCCTCAAGCTCAACACCAACCTGATGCACACCCTGCAGTTCCACCTGACGGTGCGCAAGCCCGTGACCCACGCCGAACTGATGCAGCGG is a window encoding:
- a CDS encoding glutaredoxin family protein, with product MGGKGYETLTVYSATWCPDCRVAKRFLDEHGVVYDTVEIDHDEDAARLLEAKTGKRGIPYFVLDGERWVRAYVPRQGFDREGMAALLGL